The proteins below are encoded in one region of Sporosarcina sp. FSL K6-1508:
- a CDS encoding alanine/glycine:cation symporter family protein, producing the protein MDGLTTFLDKASGFIWGPPLLILLVGTGIFLTVRLGLIQIRMLPYALKLVFSRNQDKTSEGDISHFQALMTAMAATVGVGNIVGVATAIYFGGPGAVFWMWMAGFFGMATKYGEAILAVKYRVKDANGQMAGGPMYYLEHGLKMKWLGVLFAIFGAIAAFGIGNGTQSKAVADVLNSTFNVPHWITGAILVVLGGMVIIGGIKTIGKVTSFFVPVMAGFYLIAGLIVMILNFNLIPEAFATIFKFAFTGEAAVGGAIGAAIRFGVARGLFSNEAGLGSAPIAAAAARTDLPGRQALVSMTQVLFDTLVICSITGVTIVMSGMWKDKSIEAGSLTAAAFGEFLGNAGPIVVAIGLIFFATSTIFGWAYYGEKCFQYLFPNPTVLIYYRIVFIAVIFIGATATLDAVWLFADVMNGLMAIPNLIGLLGLSGVIVFETKRFNAKLKEEREAAKRG; encoded by the coding sequence ATGGATGGATTAACTACTTTTTTGGATAAGGCCAGCGGATTTATTTGGGGACCGCCTTTGCTTATTCTTCTCGTTGGAACGGGGATCTTTTTAACAGTAAGACTAGGACTTATTCAAATACGTATGTTACCTTATGCACTAAAACTCGTTTTCTCAAGAAATCAGGATAAAACATCGGAAGGTGATATTTCACACTTCCAGGCACTTATGACAGCGATGGCGGCCACAGTCGGTGTTGGGAATATCGTCGGAGTTGCGACAGCAATTTACTTCGGCGGACCGGGCGCAGTGTTCTGGATGTGGATGGCCGGATTCTTCGGAATGGCTACAAAATACGGAGAAGCAATTCTTGCAGTTAAATATAGGGTCAAGGATGCCAATGGACAAATGGCTGGCGGACCAATGTACTATCTTGAACACGGTCTGAAAATGAAATGGCTCGGCGTCTTATTCGCTATTTTTGGCGCGATTGCAGCATTCGGGATTGGTAACGGAACACAATCGAAGGCAGTTGCCGATGTCTTGAATTCAACGTTTAATGTTCCGCATTGGATTACAGGAGCCATTCTTGTCGTTCTAGGTGGAATGGTTATTATTGGAGGCATTAAAACGATCGGTAAGGTTACATCGTTTTTCGTCCCGGTTATGGCAGGTTTCTATTTAATCGCAGGTTTAATCGTAATGATTTTGAACTTCAACTTGATTCCAGAAGCTTTTGCAACGATATTCAAATTTGCGTTTACTGGTGAAGCGGCTGTTGGGGGCGCAATCGGTGCGGCCATCCGTTTCGGGGTTGCACGCGGGCTCTTCTCCAACGAGGCAGGTCTTGGGTCTGCTCCAATTGCTGCTGCTGCAGCTAGAACAGACTTACCAGGTCGTCAAGCACTCGTTTCCATGACACAAGTATTATTCGATACCCTAGTTATCTGTTCAATTACCGGAGTAACTATCGTCATGTCGGGTATGTGGAAAGACAAGAGCATTGAAGCCGGTTCTCTTACAGCTGCAGCGTTCGGTGAGTTTCTTGGAAACGCAGGACCGATTGTTGTTGCAATTGGATTGATATTCTTTGCGACATCTACAATTTTCGGATGGGCCTATTACGGAGAGAAATGTTTCCAATACTTGTTCCCGAATCCAACGGTTTTGATTTACTACCGCATCGTATTTATTGCAGTCATCTTTATAGGAGCTACCGCGACTCTTGATGCAGTTTGGTTGTTCGCAGACGTCATGAATGGGCTGATGGCAATACCGAACTTAATTGGGCTTCTCGGATTGTCCGGTGTCATCGTCTTTGAAACAAAACGTTTCAATGCAAAACTCAAAGAAGAAAGGGAAGCCGCAAAACGAGGATAA
- a CDS encoding YtxH domain-containing protein yields MGNSKFGKFIIFGALTGAIVSMFDRSTRNQLVKKSNDYITEMKFYSKNPDVLKWKLEEKKDKYQSVFKQLSGDASYIKEQVEELKTLTPQVKDLVMDTKDAFVESKDEYKSIVSETPSEDNIDSKK; encoded by the coding sequence ATGGGTAATAGCAAATTTGGCAAATTTATTATCTTTGGTGCACTTACAGGTGCGATTGTAAGCATGTTCGATCGGAGTACAAGAAATCAACTAGTCAAGAAATCAAACGACTATATAACGGAAATGAAATTTTATTCGAAAAATCCTGATGTGCTCAAATGGAAACTGGAGGAGAAGAAAGATAAATATCAGTCGGTCTTCAAGCAACTATCGGGTGATGCATCTTATATTAAGGAGCAGGTAGAAGAGTTGAAAACATTAACACCACAAGTAAAAGATTTAGTCATGGATACGAAGGATGCGTTTGTTGAGTCGAAAGATGAATACAAGTCAATTGTCAGTGAAACTCCATCGGAGGATAATATTGATTCAAAAAAGTGA
- a CDS encoding fumarate hydratase — MYIEQIEKSMYDLICETSTNLPKDVRRKILAAKEQEDAGTRSAMSLDTIAKNINMADEKVSPICQDTGMPTFKIKTPVGVNQIEIKAAIKRAIVKATKDTKLRPNSVDSLTGDNSGDNLGEGVPVVKFEQWEQDHIEVKLILKGGGCENKNIQYSLPAELDGLGRAGRDLDGIRKCILHSVYQAQGQGCSAGFIGVGIGGDRASGYELAKEQLFREVDDLNPNPKLADLEKYVLETANKLGIGTMGFGGEVTLLGCKVGVMHRIPASFYVSVAYNCWAYRRMAVDINPKSGEIMNWHYDDGEKIAFSQQDNIQDEVKQSARTVELTAPISEEQIRDLNVGDVVKISGMMYTGRDAIHKYLSENDSPIDLDGQIIYHCGPVVMKDEDGGYEIKAAGPTTSIREEPYQGDIMKKFGIRAVIGKGGMGPKTLAALEEHGGVYLNAIGGAAQYYADCIKAVEGVDLLQFGIPEAMWHLRVKDFTAVVTMDSHGNSLHADVDKSSLEKLAQFKEKVFS; from the coding sequence ATGTACATAGAACAAATAGAAAAAAGTATGTATGATCTCATTTGCGAAACATCCACAAATCTTCCAAAAGACGTACGCCGAAAAATTCTTGCAGCAAAAGAGCAGGAAGACGCCGGTACGCGTTCAGCTATGAGTCTTGATACGATTGCAAAAAATATCAATATGGCTGACGAAAAGGTTTCTCCAATCTGCCAAGATACAGGTATGCCGACGTTCAAAATAAAAACTCCTGTCGGGGTCAACCAAATTGAAATAAAAGCCGCTATAAAACGTGCCATCGTGAAAGCTACCAAGGACACCAAACTCCGTCCTAACTCTGTTGACTCGCTTACAGGCGACAATAGCGGAGATAACCTTGGTGAAGGTGTTCCTGTCGTAAAGTTTGAGCAATGGGAACAAGATCATATCGAAGTGAAACTTATTTTAAAAGGCGGAGGCTGTGAAAACAAAAATATTCAATACAGTCTTCCGGCGGAACTTGACGGACTTGGTCGTGCCGGACGCGATCTTGATGGTATTCGTAAATGTATTTTACACTCAGTCTATCAAGCACAAGGACAAGGCTGTTCCGCGGGCTTCATCGGCGTTGGCATCGGCGGAGATCGTGCTTCAGGTTACGAGCTTGCGAAAGAACAGCTTTTCCGTGAAGTGGACGACCTGAATCCGAATCCAAAACTTGCGGATCTTGAGAAATATGTCTTGGAAACAGCAAACAAACTTGGCATCGGAACAATGGGATTTGGTGGCGAAGTTACCCTTCTTGGCTGTAAAGTCGGTGTCATGCACCGTATTCCCGCGAGCTTCTATGTTTCCGTAGCATATAACTGCTGGGCATACCGCCGCATGGCCGTCGATATCAATCCTAAATCTGGTGAAATTATGAACTGGCATTATGATGATGGCGAAAAAATTGCTTTCTCACAACAAGACAACATTCAAGATGAAGTTAAGCAATCTGCTCGCACAGTCGAGCTCACTGCCCCAATTTCAGAAGAACAAATCCGTGATTTAAATGTAGGCGATGTTGTCAAAATTAGTGGGATGATGTATACAGGACGCGATGCTATCCATAAATACTTATCTGAAAATGACTCGCCTATCGATCTTGACGGACAAATCATTTACCACTGCGGCCCAGTCGTGATGAAAGATGAAGACGGCGGTTATGAAATCAAAGCTGCCGGGCCGACGACTTCCATTCGAGAAGAACCATATCAAGGCGACATCATGAAAAAGTTCGGTATTCGCGCCGTCATTGGAAAAGGCGGTATGGGTCCGAAAACGCTTGCTGCACTCGAAGAGCACGGGGGAGTCTACTTGAACGCCATCGGAGGCGCAGCGCAATACTATGCGGACTGTATCAAAGCTGTCGAAGGCGTTGACCTCCTTCAATTCGGTATTCCCGAAGCGATGTGGCATCTGCGCGTTAAAGACTTCACTGCAGTCGTAACAATGGACTCGCATGGCAACAGTTTGCATGCCGATGTAGATAAGTCATCTCTTGAAAAGTTAGCTCAGTTCAAAGAGAAAGTATTCAGCTAA
- a CDS encoding TIGR01777 family oxidoreductase, whose amino-acid sequence MKIVIAGGSGFVGQKLTAVLLSEGHEIIILSRKDSKVDGRIKYVKWLQKDVMPENEIVFADAFVNLAGVSINEGRWTTEHRKQIYDSRMTATDELLRIISALQTKPSVLVNASAIGIYPASEDNVYTEVTPNYADDFLGHTVADWEKKAASVESEGIRTVFMRFGVILGIDDGALPLMVLPYKLFAGGTVGSGRQWISWVHIEDVARAIGYALDNKSLNGPVNVTAPFPKRMKYFGQTIGSVLNRPHWIPVPPFVMKAVLGKKSTLVLEGQHVLPEKLLNNGFEFRYPTLESALKDLYKKDV is encoded by the coding sequence ATGAAAATTGTCATTGCAGGAGGTTCCGGGTTTGTCGGACAGAAATTAACGGCCGTTTTATTGAGTGAAGGACACGAAATTATAATTTTATCAAGAAAAGATAGTAAAGTTGATGGCCGTATAAAATACGTGAAGTGGCTCCAAAAAGACGTAATGCCAGAAAATGAAATTGTATTCGCCGATGCCTTTGTCAATCTTGCCGGTGTCTCCATCAATGAGGGACGATGGACTACTGAACATCGCAAACAAATTTACGACAGTAGAATGACAGCGACTGATGAATTGTTGCGAATCATTTCCGCCTTACAAACAAAACCTTCTGTTCTTGTCAATGCTAGTGCGATTGGCATCTATCCAGCATCAGAAGACAATGTCTATACAGAAGTAACTCCGAATTATGCGGACGACTTTCTTGGTCATACTGTTGCGGATTGGGAAAAGAAAGCGGCATCAGTGGAATCAGAAGGTATACGTACAGTTTTCATGAGATTCGGTGTCATTCTCGGGATAGATGATGGAGCATTGCCGCTGATGGTACTGCCATACAAGTTATTTGCAGGAGGGACAGTCGGTTCGGGCCGTCAATGGATATCTTGGGTACACATCGAGGATGTCGCACGCGCAATTGGGTATGCACTCGACAACAAGAGTTTAAATGGACCTGTAAACGTCACTGCACCATTTCCAAAAAGGATGAAATACTTCGGTCAAACAATCGGTTCAGTTCTGAATAGGCCACACTGGATTCCAGTCCCTCCATTCGTAATGAAAGCTGTGCTTGGCAAAAAAAGTACACTCGTTCTCGAAGGGCAGCATGTCCTACCAGAAAAGTTACTGAACAATGGATTTGAATTCAGATATCCTACACTGGAATCCGCCTTGAAAGACTTATATAAAAAAGACGTATAA
- a CDS encoding SE1561 family protein, giving the protein MYGLEKAQNKGHVEGLKTRLHQFLETLDTIEPETADLQEIDQLISMLDDLEEQMEKIKTDK; this is encoded by the coding sequence GTGTACGGATTGGAAAAAGCACAAAATAAAGGGCATGTCGAAGGTTTGAAAACACGGCTTCATCAATTCCTTGAGACGCTCGATACAATTGAACCCGAAACAGCGGACCTGCAAGAAATCGACCAACTGATCAGCATGCTCGACGACCTTGAAGAACAAATGGAAAAAATAAAAACAGACAAATAA
- a CDS encoding YihY/virulence factor BrkB family protein, translating into MKDNDRSTPTPIPRAKAGKQKKKTDGFMADTAAMKFLDDVKEGDLEEFDVTTKTGFLKELLVRIKKVDVTGLGSQLAFFFLLSLFPLLIFIMTLLPFLNLDQAEIFLLIRDYAPESVAMLIEDTLSDILKNRNGGLLSIGALATVWSASKGMNALTKALNRSYFTEESRSFVVARGMSVVFTVLLIAVLVVALVLPVFGQQIGVLVFSYMGLEEGFITLWSNLRWIVPPVLIFFVFSLIYWLVPNLKIHFISVLPGALFATVGWILTSLGFSYYVSNFGSYSSTYGSIGAIIVLMMWLYFSAIILILGGQLNAVTFERTQLKRAKAKSNAVM; encoded by the coding sequence TTGAAGGATAATGATCGTTCAACACCTACGCCAATCCCAAGAGCAAAGGCTGGGAAGCAAAAGAAGAAAACAGATGGCTTTATGGCAGATACTGCAGCCATGAAATTTTTAGATGATGTAAAAGAAGGCGACCTTGAAGAATTCGATGTCACGACAAAAACTGGATTTTTGAAAGAACTTCTTGTCCGGATAAAAAAAGTCGATGTAACGGGCCTTGGCTCGCAACTCGCTTTCTTTTTCCTGTTGTCATTATTTCCTCTATTAATCTTTATAATGACGCTTCTTCCTTTTTTAAATCTTGATCAGGCAGAAATTTTCTTGTTGATTAGAGATTATGCGCCTGAGAGTGTTGCTATGCTTATTGAAGATACACTAAGTGATATTTTAAAAAACCGAAATGGTGGCTTATTGTCAATTGGTGCGCTTGCAACAGTGTGGTCAGCATCTAAAGGTATGAATGCTCTTACTAAAGCTTTGAACCGTTCCTATTTTACAGAAGAATCACGTTCATTCGTAGTTGCTCGGGGGATGTCAGTCGTCTTTACAGTTTTGCTCATAGCCGTCCTAGTAGTAGCCCTTGTATTACCAGTGTTTGGACAGCAGATTGGCGTACTAGTATTCTCTTATATGGGACTTGAAGAAGGATTCATCACTTTGTGGAGCAATTTGCGCTGGATCGTTCCGCCTGTACTAATCTTCTTCGTATTTTCGCTGATTTATTGGCTGGTACCTAACTTGAAGATTCACTTTATAAGTGTGCTACCAGGAGCGCTATTTGCTACGGTAGGCTGGATTCTGACATCACTTGGTTTCTCCTACTATGTCAGTAACTTCGGAAGCTATTCGAGTACATATGGTAGTATTGGAGCGATTATTGTATTAATGATGTGGTTATATTTCTCAGCTATCATTTTGATACTTGGCGGACAGCTAAATGCCGTCACATTTGAAAGGACTCAGTTGAAAAGAGCAAAAGCAAAAAGCAATGCAGTCATGTAA
- a CDS encoding MFS transporter: protein MSTFSQVEKRRFWILVIIVSISGFSQGMLLPLISAIFEKDGISSAMNGLNATGLYIGTLLISPFMEAPLRRFGYKPIIIGGGLLVFISLLLFPIWKSVVFWYILRLIIGIGDHALHFSTQTWITSFSPQHSLGRNIAIYGVSFGVGFAAGPLFAPLVNVFEGLPFIVSGVLCMLAWSLVFMLKNDYPDIIKGKATEGRFFSRFKATMAVAWLAFLGPFGYGFLESSLNAMYPVYALRSGIEFTSVSIILASFSVGGIISQLPLGMLSDKIGRSSVFLIALGGGAISFFIASTLEVSTTAVMAMFFVAGLFAGSIFSLGISYMSDLTPKHLLPTGNLLCGIFFSLGSLTGPFLGGLFLEFEAGFSFLLLISLFLAVLFIVSFIGKLKQRPTVA from the coding sequence ATGAGTACATTTTCACAAGTTGAAAAAAGACGTTTTTGGATACTTGTCATCATCGTATCGATTTCAGGATTTTCGCAAGGAATGCTGTTGCCGCTTATTTCAGCGATCTTCGAGAAAGATGGTATTTCAAGTGCAATGAACGGTTTGAATGCCACAGGTTTATACATAGGGACATTACTTATTTCACCGTTCATGGAAGCTCCGCTCCGGCGTTTCGGTTATAAGCCGATTATCATCGGAGGCGGCTTGCTGGTTTTTATATCCCTGCTGTTGTTTCCCATATGGAAAAGTGTCGTCTTTTGGTATATTTTAAGACTTATAATCGGTATCGGGGATCATGCGCTTCATTTTTCCACCCAAACGTGGATTACAAGTTTTTCGCCGCAGCATTCACTAGGCCGCAATATCGCGATTTACGGCGTATCGTTTGGCGTCGGTTTTGCGGCAGGGCCGCTATTCGCTCCACTCGTCAATGTGTTTGAAGGTTTGCCATTCATTGTGTCCGGTGTACTGTGCATGCTCGCATGGTCACTCGTCTTCATGCTGAAAAATGATTATCCGGATATTATTAAAGGAAAGGCTACTGAAGGTCGGTTTTTTTCGCGTTTCAAAGCAACAATGGCTGTTGCTTGGCTCGCTTTTCTAGGCCCGTTTGGATACGGATTCCTAGAATCTTCGCTTAACGCGATGTACCCGGTGTATGCACTTAGAAGCGGTATTGAATTTACATCTGTCTCGATTATTTTAGCCTCCTTCTCTGTAGGAGGAATAATCTCACAGTTGCCTCTTGGAATGTTGTCAGACAAGATCGGGAGGAGCTCAGTCTTTCTTATCGCGCTTGGAGGAGGGGCTATCTCATTTTTCATCGCAAGTACCCTCGAGGTTTCTACAACTGCTGTTATGGCCATGTTTTTCGTTGCGGGACTTTTTGCGGGTTCGATATTTTCACTTGGCATTTCGTATATGTCCGATTTAACGCCGAAGCATCTGCTGCCCACAGGGAACTTACTATGCGGAATTTTCTTTAGTCTAGGCAGTTTGACAGGTCCATTTCTTGGCGGTCTCTTTCTTGAATTTGAGGCAGGATTCAGTTTTTTACTATTGATTTCACTGTTTTTAGCTGTGTTGTTCATTGTATCTTTTATCGGCAAGTTGAAACAGCGCCCGACTGTGGCATAA
- a CDS encoding heavy metal translocating P-type ATPase, translating to MTTITEHQQKNPLDWRVHIELIAAILSGTLIAIAWFSGANGIETLSVPLYIIAFLIGGFAKAKEGIEETIKHKELNVEMLMIFAAIGSALIGYWAEGAILIFIFALSGALETYTLNKSHKEISSLMALQPEEAWLIQEDGMEIKVPTSSLTLGSILLVKPGERVPVDGSITFGTSSIDMSAINGESIPVTKDIGDELFAGTVNLSGAIQMKMTKPSSETLFQKIITLVQSAQSEKSPSQQFIERFEGTYVKVVLIAVLVMMILPHYLFGWEWTTTFYRAIVLLVVASPCALVASIMPATLASVSNGARKGILFKGGVHLEHLGSLKMIAFDKTGTLTNGKPVVTDFHVRKDAAADETLTVLASIESQSNHPLAIAITNYAIDNGVTLKRNLQIEDVPGHGIRALVDKQELLVGNPRFVGTEIAEQFQDGIALSLAEEGKTVIFMKDDKGIVAIVALKDTLRSEAVEAIKQLKQTGILTIMLTGDNEKTAAAIAKEAGLDSYVAECLPEMKVNHLKRLLIEYKNVGMVGDGINDAPALATATSGIAMGEGTDVALETADIVLMQNDLRRISYAIKLSRKMQRIVKQNVFFSITVIMVLIVSNFLQVVDLPLGVIGHEGSTILVILNGLRMLNRIE from the coding sequence ATGACTACTATCACTGAACATCAGCAGAAAAATCCTTTAGATTGGCGAGTGCACATAGAATTAATTGCAGCTATCCTGTCTGGCACGCTTATTGCCATCGCTTGGTTTAGTGGTGCAAACGGGATTGAAACACTTTCTGTTCCCCTTTACATCATCGCCTTTTTAATCGGCGGTTTTGCCAAAGCGAAAGAAGGAATTGAAGAAACGATTAAACACAAAGAACTGAATGTGGAAATGCTTATGATTTTCGCTGCAATCGGTTCTGCCTTAATCGGTTATTGGGCTGAAGGGGCAATTCTAATTTTCATCTTTGCGCTCAGTGGCGCCCTTGAAACCTACACGTTGAATAAAAGCCATAAGGAAATTTCGTCACTTATGGCCTTACAACCTGAAGAAGCATGGCTCATTCAAGAAGATGGCATGGAAATCAAAGTGCCTACCTCCTCCCTAACGTTAGGGTCAATCCTGCTTGTTAAGCCAGGCGAACGGGTTCCAGTCGACGGAAGTATCACTTTCGGTACCTCCTCCATCGATATGTCTGCTATTAATGGAGAATCGATTCCTGTTACAAAAGACATTGGCGACGAATTATTTGCCGGTACTGTCAATTTGAGCGGTGCAATTCAAATGAAAATGACAAAGCCTAGTTCCGAAACACTTTTCCAGAAAATTATTACACTCGTTCAAAGTGCACAAAGTGAGAAATCACCTTCACAGCAATTTATCGAACGGTTCGAAGGAACTTATGTAAAAGTTGTACTCATTGCAGTATTAGTTATGATGATCCTGCCTCATTATTTGTTCGGATGGGAGTGGACGACTACATTCTATCGTGCTATCGTCCTGCTCGTTGTTGCCTCACCATGTGCGCTGGTTGCATCTATCATGCCGGCAACTCTTGCTTCAGTCTCAAACGGAGCAAGAAAAGGAATCCTGTTCAAGGGAGGTGTTCATCTTGAACATCTTGGTTCCCTCAAGATGATTGCTTTTGACAAGACCGGGACATTGACGAATGGTAAACCGGTTGTTACAGACTTCCATGTACGTAAAGATGCAGCGGCAGACGAAACATTGACGGTTCTTGCAAGTATAGAGTCCCAATCGAATCATCCGCTTGCTATTGCGATTACAAATTACGCCATCGATAATGGTGTAACCTTGAAGCGAAATCTTCAAATTGAAGATGTGCCTGGCCATGGCATCAGGGCACTTGTTGATAAGCAAGAATTGCTTGTAGGAAATCCACGTTTTGTCGGAACAGAAATAGCGGAACAATTTCAGGATGGTATTGCTTTATCGCTAGCAGAAGAAGGTAAAACAGTCATCTTCATGAAAGATGATAAAGGGATTGTAGCCATTGTTGCACTGAAAGATACCTTGCGTTCTGAAGCGGTTGAGGCTATCAAACAGTTAAAGCAGACAGGTATTTTAACAATCATGCTAACAGGTGATAATGAAAAAACGGCTGCAGCTATTGCGAAAGAAGCCGGACTTGATTCATACGTCGCAGAATGCTTGCCAGAGATGAAAGTCAATCATTTGAAACGTCTTCTGATTGAATATAAAAACGTAGGAATGGTCGGAGATGGTATTAACGATGCACCCGCCCTCGCTACTGCAACATCAGGCATTGCAATGGGTGAAGGTACCGACGTCGCGCTTGAAACTGCAGACATTGTTCTGATGCAAAATGACTTGAGGCGTATCTCTTATGCAATCAAGCTATCTCGTAAAATGCAGCGAATCGTGAAACAGAATGTCTTCTTCTCCATCACAGTCATCATGGTACTCATCGTCTCCAACTTTCTGCAAGTCGTCGATCTTCCTCTCGGCGTCATTGGACACGAAGGAAGCACCATACTTGTTATATTAAACGGTCTTCGGATGCTGAATCGCATCGAGTAA
- a CDS encoding YfhH family protein, translated as MENEKKYSAMTEHELRTEIGRLREKARKAEQLGIVNEYAVYQRKVVMAQSYLIDPKTIEPGEIYKIEGDEGMFFQVDYLKGRFAWGYRLGGERADEALPIAMLKSVKEGR; from the coding sequence ATGGAGAATGAAAAAAAATATAGTGCAATGACAGAACATGAACTACGTACAGAAATCGGACGACTGCGTGAAAAAGCACGCAAAGCCGAACAGCTGGGAATTGTGAATGAGTATGCAGTGTATCAGCGGAAAGTAGTGATGGCACAATCTTATCTAATTGACCCGAAAACTATCGAGCCGGGTGAAATTTATAAGATCGAAGGGGACGAAGGTATGTTTTTTCAAGTCGATTACTTGAAAGGTCGCTTTGCTTGGGGTTATCGATTAGGCGGCGAGCGTGCAGATGAGGCTTTGCCAATCGCAATGTTGAAGTCGGTAAAAGAAGGAAGATGA
- a CDS encoding polysaccharide deacetylase family protein yields MIKKHGLGILLAAFIVMIGFVLNPFSAKAEEFHWGFKKATGGVPPSAGAALDSMLDKHGAIYKGKPDEKVVYLTFDNGYENGYTESILDTLKKEDAPATFFLTGHYLKSALPLVKRMIAEGHGIGNHTYGHPNLANLSAQRMEEEWTKFDKLLNEVTGLKRTYYTRPPEGVFNDKVLAKGNELGYRHIFWSVAFIDWYADKPKGRDFAYGELMKQLHPGAVILMHTVSPDNAQALPSFIQDAKKAGYTFQSLDDLVLEYENVNSILR; encoded by the coding sequence ATGATTAAAAAACATGGTCTGGGTATTTTATTGGCGGCTTTTATCGTAATGATAGGCTTTGTTTTGAATCCATTTTCAGCTAAGGCGGAGGAATTTCATTGGGGCTTTAAAAAAGCTACCGGGGGCGTTCCCCCTAGTGCCGGCGCTGCACTTGATTCAATGCTCGACAAACACGGGGCCATTTATAAAGGTAAGCCTGATGAAAAAGTTGTCTATTTGACTTTTGATAACGGCTATGAAAATGGCTATACGGAAAGCATTTTAGATACACTGAAAAAAGAAGACGCTCCCGCAACTTTCTTTCTCACAGGGCATTATTTGAAAAGCGCCCTGCCCCTTGTCAAGCGAATGATTGCTGAAGGCCACGGAATCGGCAACCACACTTATGGGCACCCGAATCTGGCTAATCTTTCCGCACAGAGGATGGAAGAGGAATGGACCAAATTCGACAAACTGTTGAATGAAGTGACTGGACTCAAACGGACATATTACACAAGGCCTCCTGAAGGTGTGTTCAACGACAAGGTCCTCGCCAAAGGAAACGAACTCGGATACAGGCATATCTTCTGGTCGGTTGCATTCATTGATTGGTACGCCGATAAACCCAAAGGCCGTGACTTCGCATACGGAGAACTGATGAAGCAGCTACATCCCGGAGCCGTTATTTTAATGCATACGGTTTCACCTGATAATGCACAGGCTTTACCCTCCTTTATCCAAGACGCTAAGAAAGCAGGTTACACTTTCCAATCACTTGACGATCTTGTTTTAGAATACGAAAACGTCAACTCGATATTGAGGTAA
- the recX gene encoding recombination regulator RecX, which yields MPVITKITQQKKDIERYNIFLDEKYAFSVHESVLVKFGLSKGMSLEDWSIDEMVYEDEIRKAFNRALHYLGFRMRSEFEVKKKLLELGYGEAIVLEALVKLKNLGFLNDETYSEALLQTRKNSSSKGPKAIQQEMQKKGVGKELQLKVLESYSEDEQLEIATKLAEKTAHANRSAVPAQLKQKIQNALLRKGYSFELIKQALANVNFDREEDEWTVITDSIGEKAWRRFSPKLSGRDLRDKVKQAMYQKGIPFDRINQFIDKKENEEDGE from the coding sequence ATGCCTGTTATTACGAAAATAACACAACAGAAAAAAGATATCGAACGATATAATATTTTCCTGGACGAAAAGTATGCATTTAGTGTCCATGAGTCGGTTCTCGTCAAATTCGGCTTATCAAAAGGAATGTCACTTGAAGACTGGTCGATTGACGAAATGGTCTATGAAGACGAGATTCGGAAAGCGTTCAACCGGGCACTCCATTATCTTGGTTTTAGGATGCGTAGCGAGTTTGAAGTGAAGAAAAAACTGTTGGAATTGGGATATGGGGAAGCAATCGTACTGGAAGCCCTTGTGAAATTGAAAAACCTTGGATTCTTAAATGATGAAACCTATTCAGAAGCACTTCTTCAAACACGGAAAAATTCATCCAGTAAAGGTCCAAAGGCAATTCAGCAAGAGATGCAGAAAAAAGGGGTAGGAAAGGAATTACAACTCAAAGTTCTCGAATCCTATTCGGAAGATGAACAGCTCGAAATCGCAACAAAACTTGCTGAGAAGACAGCACATGCAAATCGCTCGGCGGTGCCAGCACAATTAAAACAAAAAATCCAAAATGCCCTGCTTCGGAAAGGCTATTCATTTGAACTTATCAAACAAGCGCTTGCCAACGTCAATTTTGATCGGGAAGAAGATGAATGGACAGTTATCACTGACTCGATTGGAGAAAAGGCTTGGCGACGGTTTAGTCCGAAATTAAGCGGGCGGGACCTAAGAGACAAAGTGAAACAAGCAATGTACCAAAAAGGTATTCCGTTTGATCGAATCAATCAGTTTATAGATAAAAAGGAGAATGAAGAAGATGGAGAATGA